The following are encoded together in the Flavihumibacter fluvii genome:
- a CDS encoding GH92 family glycosyl hydrolase codes for MTKIARLYFLLCMGFASFAVAQESKKVLHPSKWVDPQIGAVHGRWFFYTPASLPFGMAKLAPHTNAYGSKGGWQPCGYDDRQTSIEGFGHFHEFQIGGLVVMPVTGELQTMPGTLENPDAGYRSRFDKKSEHAEPGYYAVYLKDYQVKAELTATERVGFHRYTFPQSKDARIIFDVGHRQGESSDVMDAVIRLSGKKELEGSIETYPEYLKFCDPGKRVKMYFVIQLNKAPASYGTFVDSVVSPGRNESKGTGNGMFLNFSTAKNEIIEMRVGLSYTSIDNARKNLQAEASGQSFDAVRNAAGRKWEEKLGRIIVEGKDSVNKVKFYTGLYHALLGRGLASDINGQYPKNDGKIGQIPLDKNGKPKYHHYNTDGIWGAFWNLGQLWALVYPEYLSEYLQSNLDFAQETGWMHDGLAAGAHSNGVLTNFFGLMLAASYNCGIRDFNINQAYETAFKNETGYINRPFGSGKYDLSYLVKMGYIPSKDTVLSNGWVFNFGASHTLEFCFSSYAVSQFAKALGKKEDYLLLTKMAAGWKNLYDPETKFIRPKYENGTFIENFNPMQAWRGFQEGNAFQYTWYVPQDVAGLINVLGKDTFNARLEKTFDESQKSSFGGGKEINSFSGLEKLYNHGNQPCLHHAWLFNYSGKPWLTQKWTRAICDEFYGADPLHGYGYGQDEDQGQLGAWYVMAALGLFDVQGHASMNPTFQFGSPLFDKVTIKLNRKYYSGNTLVIETRNNDKQHVYIQSASFNNSKLNNCWIDRNKLTKGGVLVFELGAQPNMDFGINSAPPSMSTDR; via the coding sequence ATGACTAAGATTGCCCGGCTGTATTTTTTGCTTTGTATGGGGTTTGCTTCTTTTGCTGTTGCACAGGAATCAAAGAAAGTGTTGCATCCCTCAAAATGGGTCGATCCGCAGATCGGCGCTGTTCACGGGCGTTGGTTTTTTTATACACCGGCTTCCCTGCCATTTGGTATGGCAAAGCTCGCGCCACATACCAATGCATATGGAAGTAAGGGTGGATGGCAGCCCTGCGGCTATGATGACCGGCAGACATCCATAGAAGGATTTGGTCACTTTCATGAATTTCAGATCGGTGGGCTGGTTGTAATGCCGGTTACCGGCGAATTGCAAACCATGCCGGGAACACTCGAAAACCCCGATGCCGGCTATCGTTCGCGTTTCGACAAAAAATCGGAACACGCAGAACCAGGATATTATGCTGTTTATTTAAAAGACTACCAGGTCAAAGCGGAGCTGACAGCAACTGAAAGGGTCGGCTTCCATCGTTACACATTCCCGCAATCGAAGGATGCCCGTATTATTTTTGATGTGGGCCACAGGCAGGGAGAAAGCAGTGATGTAATGGATGCGGTTATCCGCTTATCAGGTAAAAAAGAGCTGGAAGGTTCCATTGAAACTTATCCGGAATACCTGAAGTTTTGTGATCCGGGTAAGCGGGTGAAAATGTATTTTGTCATTCAGCTTAATAAGGCCCCGGCGTCTTATGGAACATTCGTCGATTCAGTTGTCTCTCCCGGCAGGAATGAATCCAAAGGAACCGGTAATGGCATGTTTCTGAATTTCTCAACTGCAAAAAATGAAATTATTGAAATGCGGGTGGGACTTTCCTACACGAGCATCGACAATGCGAGGAAAAACCTGCAGGCCGAAGCGTCAGGGCAAAGTTTTGATGCCGTAAGAAATGCAGCAGGCAGGAAATGGGAGGAGAAACTGGGCCGAATTATAGTGGAAGGAAAAGATAGCGTCAACAAAGTAAAATTTTATACAGGTCTTTATCATGCGCTTCTTGGAAGGGGACTTGCAAGTGATATAAATGGTCAATACCCGAAGAACGACGGGAAGATTGGACAGATACCGTTGGATAAAAACGGCAAGCCAAAATATCATCATTACAATACGGATGGGATCTGGGGTGCCTTCTGGAATCTCGGACAATTGTGGGCCCTGGTGTATCCCGAATATCTAAGCGAATACCTTCAATCGAACCTGGATTTTGCGCAGGAAACCGGTTGGATGCATGACGGGTTAGCTGCAGGAGCCCATTCGAATGGCGTCCTTACCAATTTCTTCGGGCTTATGCTTGCAGCTTCTTATAATTGTGGGATCCGGGATTTTAATATCAACCAGGCCTATGAAACTGCATTTAAGAATGAAACCGGTTATATCAACCGGCCATTTGGTTCAGGAAAATATGACCTCAGTTACCTGGTAAAAATGGGTTACATACCTTCGAAAGACACCGTACTGTCAAACGGATGGGTATTTAACTTCGGTGCTTCGCACACGCTCGAATTCTGTTTCAGTTCATATGCCGTTTCCCAGTTTGCAAAAGCGCTTGGAAAGAAGGAAGATTACCTTCTCCTGACGAAAATGGCGGCTGGATGGAAGAACCTGTATGATCCGGAAACTAAATTCATCCGACCTAAATATGAGAACGGTACTTTCATTGAAAACTTTAATCCAATGCAGGCATGGCGGGGGTTTCAGGAAGGAAATGCATTTCAATACACATGGTACGTACCACAGGATGTAGCCGGCCTTATTAATGTGCTCGGCAAGGATACGTTTAATGCTAGGCTCGAAAAAACTTTTGACGAAAGCCAGAAATCATCCTTTGGTGGCGGAAAAGAGATAAACAGTTTTTCTGGTCTTGAAAAACTGTACAATCATGGCAACCAGCCATGCCTGCATCATGCATGGTTATTCAATTATTCTGGTAAACCCTGGCTCACCCAGAAATGGACTCGTGCTATCTGTGATGAATTTTATGGAGCAGATCCTCTGCATGGTTATGGTTATGGCCAGGATGAGGACCAGGGACAATTAGGTGCCTGGTATGTAATGGCCGCCCTGGGGTTATTTGATGTTCAGGGCCATGCTTCCATGAATCCTACATTTCAGTTTGGAAGTCCCTTGTTCGATAAAGTAACTATTAAGCTTAACCGCAAGTATTATTCGGGTAATACGCTGGTTATTGAAACAAGGAACAATGATAAACAGCACGTATACATCCAATCGGCATCATTCAATAATTCGAAATTGAATAACTGTTGGATTGATCGGAATAAACTTACCAAAGGCGGAGTACTGGTCTTTGAATTGGGAGCTCAACCAAACATGGATTTTGGCATAAATTCAGCGCCCCCTTCAATGAGTACGGACAGGTGA
- a CDS encoding ROK family protein, whose product MSNNRIGIDVGGSHISAAVIQKINGEWKPGLRKSLALNSYDSANRIARVLGDCIKELSSDADGIEAVGIAFPGPFDYENGISAVFNVGGKFEQIFGLHIRQVLEDYAGLKNTVCRFTNDANAFAIGAYNLLGLRGKRIVYITLGTGFGSAFMSNGELIESSPDIPASGAFFNQQFMDANADDYFSSRWIRNEYQRITGKAPGSVKEMVESGSPEALAVMRQFGENLGRFLLPWLQKFQCDELVIGGNIAKAFSLFGPSLITETKIMADKLNTVVCDNTEDCIILGAAILAGNDKRSDSVSNSRKTLQELLPVTVNPTRRNSYDIYPSFASGKKVLRGFAALAEEISKEKVVVIDGYGGVLWENFRERLHEELIKRKKTIFWYNTDTCLKPADEILEMISDSLNGDDPVFGSKYPGSLPDFFDGQKLKLIKPDQSADLCIIYGTGAALTGVKGKLLYADVPKNEIQFRMRAGSITNLGATEITDNQQMYKRFYFVDWPVLNKHKAALLPHIDYIIDEQRIDEITWMNGPAFRSTLTQMLKQPFRARPWFEAGMWGGDWMKQQFPQLNQEERNYAWSFELITPENGIVIEGENNLLEVSFDYLLYSDNNLLLGKAAKRFGTEFPIRFDFLDTYNGGNLSVQCHPRPGYIKEHFGENFTQDETYYILDCEEDAVVYLGFQDSINPEEFKNALINAQENSVEINVEKYVQKLPAHKHDLFLIPNGTIHASGKNNLVLEISSTPYIFTFKMYDWLRFDLSNQPRPINIGHGMENVYFDRKGDYVNEKLVSHPVTTEEFPGGKMVSLPTHAEHFYRIDRLELTGSVQLNTNNQCHVCMLVEGETISLTANGTQSVFHFAETFVIPAATGAYEITNKGNGKAFVVVAQVKDECC is encoded by the coding sequence ATGTCAAATAACAGAATAGGGATCGATGTAGGAGGCAGTCATATTTCCGCTGCTGTTATACAAAAAATAAACGGGGAATGGAAGCCAGGTTTACGGAAAAGCCTTGCATTAAATTCCTATGACAGCGCTAACAGGATCGCCAGGGTTTTGGGTGATTGTATTAAAGAACTTTCTTCCGATGCGGACGGTATAGAAGCTGTAGGTATTGCCTTCCCGGGCCCCTTCGATTATGAAAACGGGATCAGTGCCGTGTTTAACGTGGGAGGAAAATTCGAGCAAATATTCGGCCTGCATATCAGGCAGGTATTGGAAGATTATGCGGGGCTCAAAAATACGGTCTGCAGGTTTACCAATGATGCAAATGCTTTTGCCATTGGTGCATACAACCTGCTCGGGCTCCGGGGAAAGCGGATTGTATATATTACCCTGGGCACCGGTTTCGGATCAGCATTTATGTCAAATGGCGAGCTGATCGAATCATCGCCTGACATTCCGGCCTCCGGCGCATTTTTTAACCAGCAATTTATGGATGCCAATGCGGACGACTATTTTTCAAGCCGTTGGATCCGGAATGAATACCAGAGAATAACGGGTAAAGCACCCGGCTCTGTAAAAGAAATGGTTGAATCCGGATCACCGGAAGCATTAGCAGTGATGCGCCAGTTTGGAGAAAACCTGGGGCGCTTTCTCCTGCCCTGGCTGCAAAAATTCCAATGTGATGAACTGGTGATCGGTGGAAATATCGCAAAAGCATTTTCATTATTCGGGCCTTCCCTCATAACAGAAACAAAAATTATGGCAGACAAATTAAATACTGTGGTGTGTGATAATACAGAGGATTGTATTATCCTGGGGGCAGCAATCCTGGCAGGTAATGATAAGCGTTCAGACAGCGTATCGAATAGCAGAAAGACATTGCAGGAGCTATTACCGGTAACGGTGAACCCAACCAGGCGGAATAGCTATGACATTTACCCATCCTTTGCTTCCGGTAAGAAAGTACTCCGGGGCTTTGCCGCCCTAGCCGAAGAGATCAGCAAGGAGAAAGTTGTAGTAATAGATGGATATGGTGGGGTGCTTTGGGAAAATTTCCGCGAGAGACTTCATGAAGAGCTGATCAAAAGAAAAAAAACCATTTTCTGGTATAATACGGATACCTGTTTGAAACCAGCAGATGAAATCCTGGAGATGATCTCGGACAGCCTGAATGGAGATGACCCGGTATTCGGATCAAAATATCCGGGCAGCCTGCCTGATTTTTTTGATGGACAAAAACTGAAACTCATCAAGCCGGACCAGTCTGCAGACCTTTGCATAATATATGGAACAGGGGCCGCATTAACCGGGGTAAAGGGAAAACTACTGTATGCGGATGTCCCTAAAAACGAGATCCAGTTTCGCATGCGGGCAGGAAGCATAACCAACCTGGGCGCAACGGAGATTACCGATAACCAGCAAATGTACAAGCGGTTCTATTTCGTAGACTGGCCTGTTCTGAATAAACACAAAGCAGCCCTGCTGCCACATATCGACTATATCATTGATGAGCAACGCATTGATGAGATCACCTGGATGAACGGCCCAGCTTTCAGGAGCACGCTGACCCAGATGCTGAAGCAGCCATTCAGGGCAAGGCCCTGGTTTGAGGCCGGCATGTGGGGCGGAGACTGGATGAAGCAGCAATTCCCGCAACTGAACCAGGAGGAACGAAATTATGCCTGGTCATTTGAACTGATCACCCCCGAAAACGGCATCGTGATAGAGGGCGAGAATAATCTGCTGGAAGTATCCTTTGATTACCTCCTGTATTCAGACAATAACCTGTTATTGGGAAAAGCGGCCAAAAGATTTGGAACAGAATTCCCCATTCGTTTTGATTTTCTTGATACCTACAATGGTGGCAACCTATCCGTTCAATGCCATCCGAGGCCCGGTTATATAAAGGAACATTTTGGCGAAAATTTCACCCAGGATGAGACCTATTACATCCTGGATTGCGAAGAGGATGCCGTTGTTTACCTGGGTTTCCAGGATTCCATCAATCCCGAAGAGTTCAAAAATGCATTGATCAATGCACAGGAAAACAGCGTGGAGATCAATGTTGAAAAATATGTCCAGAAATTACCGGCACATAAGCATGACCTGTTCCTGATTCCCAACGGCACCATACATGCATCGGGTAAAAACAACCTCGTACTAGAAATCAGCAGTACCCCCTATATATTCACTTTCAAAATGTATGACTGGTTGCGATTCGACCTGAGCAACCAGCCCCGCCCCATCAATATCGGGCACGGTATGGAAAACGTTTACTTCGACAGGAAAGGAGATTATGTGAACGAAAAGCTGGTATCACACCCGGTAACGACAGAAGAATTCCCGGGTGGAAAAATGGTCAGCCTGCCAACGCATGCGGAGCATTTTTACCGGATTGACCGGCTTGAATTAACCGGGAGTGTACAATTAAACACCAACAACCAGTGTCATGTGTGTATGCTGGTAGAAGGTGAGACCATATCGCTAACAGCGAACGGGACGCAATCCGTATTTCACTTTGCAGAGACCTTCGTAATACCTGCAGCAACAGGGGCATACGAAATAACCAATAAAGGCAATGGCAAAGCATTTGTTGTAGTAGCACAGGTAAAAGATGAGTGCTGCTGA
- a CDS encoding GntR family transcriptional regulator yields the protein MNISIDHKSPIPLHVQTEELLRKIIKQPQYQKGKNLPNEIDLAKNLNISRGTLRQAINKLVYEGLLVRKKGFGTKVNNIVSSKALSWLSFSQEMALRGIPIKNFELSISWVKPEEIVANFFDIRGNKKVLKLERLRGRPEGPFVYFVSYFHPRIGLTGEEDFTRPLYEILEKDYQIVVSLSKEEISAKPADKFLSGKLELDLGSPVLVRKRFVYDQAERPIEYNLGFYRADSFVYTIESRREK from the coding sequence ATGAACATTTCAATAGACCATAAGAGTCCTATTCCCCTGCATGTCCAAACAGAGGAACTCCTCAGAAAGATCATCAAACAACCGCAATACCAGAAAGGAAAAAACCTCCCCAATGAAATAGATCTGGCTAAAAACCTGAATATATCCCGGGGAACGTTAAGGCAGGCGATCAATAAACTGGTATATGAAGGTTTGCTGGTAAGAAAAAAAGGATTTGGTACTAAAGTCAATAACATAGTTAGTTCGAAAGCCTTGAGCTGGCTGAGTTTTTCTCAGGAAATGGCCTTACGGGGCATACCGATCAAGAATTTTGAACTCAGTATAAGCTGGGTAAAGCCGGAAGAGATCGTTGCCAATTTTTTTGACATCCGCGGCAACAAGAAGGTATTGAAATTAGAGCGGCTAAGGGGCCGTCCGGAAGGTCCGTTTGTATATTTCGTATCCTATTTCCATCCGCGGATCGGGCTTACGGGTGAAGAAGATTTTACAAGACCATTATATGAGATCCTGGAAAAAGATTACCAGATTGTAGTATCGCTTTCCAAAGAAGAAATCAGCGCAAAACCTGCCGATAAATTCCTTTCCGGAAAACTTGAGCTCGACCTGGGAAGCCCGGTCCTGGTGAGGAAAAGGTTTGTTTATGACCAGGCTGAACGACCCATTGAATATAACCTGGGATTCTATCGCGCCGATAGTTTTGTCTACACCATTGAAAGCCGCAGGGAAAAATAA